A genomic stretch from Erigeron canadensis isolate Cc75 chromosome 9, C_canadensis_v1, whole genome shotgun sequence includes:
- the LOC122583480 gene encoding LRR receptor-like serine/threonine-protein kinase RGI1, producing MSIFLPCFSKHHYHINLHFNFKLKLPLFFFLISLPALFFSPVSSAVYSGAGGPNHEAVILSTWVFGGVAGDVAGIKSFFQSWQLSGETKNPCKWAYIVCDLQDLVTEINIQSVPLQLSMPSNLSSFSHLKTLRISDANLTGVISGELGDCRNLVTIDLSSNGLVGIIPNSLGQLTNLKDLILNSNKLTGKIPPEIGSCRNLVNLYLFDNRLSGEIPPELGQLKNLEVIRAGGNNDLSGKIPDEIGECSNLTFLGLADTRISGSIPSSFGNLIKLQTLSIYTAMLSGELPKELGGCVELVNLFLYENSLSGQIIPEVGKLKKLEKLLLWQNNFVGSIPEEIGNCTKLKMFDVSLNSLSGIIPNSVGNLVELEEFMISNNNVSGSIPIVLANAVNLQQLQLDTNQISGLIPYELGMLVNLEVFFAWDNNLEGSIPSSLGSCSNLQALDLSHNSLTGSIPLELFQLQNLTKLLLISNDISGSLPPEIGSASSLVRLRLGGNRITGQIPKEIGGLKSINFLDLSGNRLSGVVPNEISSCTELEMVDLSNNTLEGPLPGSLSSLSGLQVLDVSRNRFNGPIPASLGRLVSLNKLILAQNEFSGAIPASLQLCSGLQFLDLSSNKLSGKIPAELGNIQSLEIALNLSCNGLSGPIPAQIATLTKLSILDMSYNKLDGNLSPLSHLDNLVSLNISYNNFTGYLPDNKLFRQLSEADLAGNRGLCSIGKDSCFLSNVAESGNGKDEYKSRNTKRLRLALALLITLTIAMMIMGVTAVLRARRRIKGDDESELGESWPWQFTPFQKLNISVERILKCLVDTNVIGKGCSGVVYRADMDNGETIAVKKLWPSMTVNGAYEGEKCAVRDSFSAEVKTLGSVRHKNIVRFLGCCWNKKTRLLMYDYMPNGSLGSLLHERIGSSLEWELRYQILLGAAEGLSYLHHDCVPPIVHRDIKANNILIGLEFEPYIADFGLAKLVDDGDFARSSNTIAGSYGYIAPEYGYSMKITEKSDVYSYGVVMLEVLTGKQPIDPTIPDGLHVVDWVKQRKGWTEVLDPSLLGRPESDIEEMMQALGVALLCINSLPEERPTMKDVAAMLKEIKHEREEYAKVDALLKGSPEKPATIPSSSAAAGGGNSFSASSLLYSSSTSSRVPYK from the exons ATGTCTATTTTCCTGCCTTGTTTCTCTAAACACCATTACCATATTAATCTGCATTTTAACTTCAAACTAAAActtcctttatttttctttctcatttcttTACCAGCTCTTTTCTTCAGTCCAGTTTCCTCCGCCGTCTACAGCGGCGCCGGCGGTCCTAACCATGAAGCAGTTATACTTTCCACATGGGTTTTTGGTGGGGTtgccggagatgtcgccggaaTTAAATCTTTTTTCCAAAGTTGGCAACTTTCCGGCGAAACAAAGAATCCATGCAAATGGGCTTACATTGTTTGTGACTTACAAGATTTAGTGACTGAAATAAATATTCAGTCAGTACCATTACAGTTATCTATGCCCAGTAATCTTTCATCATTTTCCCATTTAAAAACACTAAGAATATCTGATGCTAACCTCACCGGAGTTATCTCCGGCGAGCTTGGTGACTGCCGGAATCTTGTCACCATTGATTTAAGCTCAAATGGTCTTGTGGGTATCATTCCAAATTCATTGGGTCAGCTTACAAACCTAAAAGACTTAATCTTGAACTCAAACAAACTCACCGGAAAAATCCCACCGGAGATAGGAAGTTGCCGGAATCTTGTCAATCTTTACTTGTTTGACAACAGACTTTCCGGTGAAATCCCACCGGAGTTGGGTCAGTTAAAAAATCTTGAAGTTATCAGGGCTGGTGGTAATAATGACCTCAGTGGTAAAATCCCAGATGAAATTGGAGAATGTAGTAACTTAACATTTTTAGGCCTAGCTGATACAAGGATTTCAGGTTCAATTCCTAGCTCATTTGGTAATCTTATAAAGCTTCaaactttatctatatatactgcTATGTTATCTGGTGAGTTGCCAAAAGAGTTAGGTGGTTGTGTAGAGCTAGTAAACTTGTTTTTGTATGAAAATAGTCTTTCTGGCCAGATCATTCCAGAGGTAGGAAAGTTGAAAAAACTCGAAAAGTTGCTGTTATGGCAAAACAATTTTGTTGGATCAATCCCTGAAGAGATAGGAAACTGTACTAAGTTGAAAATGTTTGATGTGTCTTTAAATTCTTTATCTGGGATAATTCCGAATTCGGTAGGGAATCTTGTGGAGTTAGAAGAGTTTATGATTAGTAATAATAATGTGTCTGGTTCAATACCAATTGTGCTTGCAAATGCTGTTAATTTACAACAATTGCAGCTTGATACTAATCAGATTTCGGGGTTGATTCCGTATGAGCTAGGGATGTTGGTAAATCTTGAAGTGTTTTTCGCTTGGGATAATAATCTTGAAGGAAGTATTCCTTCGAGTTTAGGAAGTTGTAGCAATCTCCAAGCTTTAGACTTATCGCATAATTCACTAACTGGTAGTATTCCATTAGAGCTGTTTCAGTTACAGAACCTTACCAAGTTGCTTCTTATTTCCAATGATATCTCGGGTTCCTTACCACCAGAGATTGGAAGTGCTAGCTCTTTAGTGAGGTTGAGATTGGGTGGTAACCGAATCACGGGTCAAATCCCAAAGGAAATTGGGGGTTTGAAAAGCATAAACTTTCTTGATTTGTCTGGAAACCGGTTATCTGGTGTGGTTCCTAATGAGATTTCTAGTTGTACCGAGTTAGAAATGGTGGATCTTAGCAACAACACGTTAGAAGGCCCGTTACCTGGTTCTTTGTCATCTTTATCAGGCCTCCAAGTCTTGGATGTTTCAAGAAACCGTTTTAATGGTCCCATTCCGGCTAGTTTGGGGCGGCTCGTGTCACTAAACAAACTCATTTTGGCTCAAAATGAGTTTTCTGGAGCGATCCCTGCTTCGCTTCAACTTTGCTCAGGTTTACAATTTCTAGACCTGAGTAGTAACAAACTATCGGGCAAAATACCAGCTGAATTAGGAAATATCCAGTCACTCGAGATTGCATTGAACTTGAGTTGTAATGGGCTATCTGGGCCTATCCCAGCTCAAATAGCTACACTCACCAAGCTTTCGATTCTTGACATGTCATACAACAAGCTTGATGGAAACTTGAGCCCACTTTCACACCTTGACAACCTTGTGTCATTGAACATCTCATATAACAACTTTACAGGATATCTACCTGACAACAAGCTTTTCAGGCAATTATCTGAGGCAGATTTGGCTGGGAATCGAGGTTTGTGTTCGATTGGTAAAGATTCGTGCTTTTTGAGTAATGTGGCAGAATCAGGAAATGGGAAAGACGAGTATAAGTCTAGAAACACCAAAAGGCTAAGACTTGCACTTGCATTACTTATAACTTTGACAATTGCTATGATGATCATGGGTGTGACTGCAGTTTTAAGGGCAAGAAGAAGAATCAAGGGTGATGATGAATCCGAGCTAGGTGAATCATGGCCATGGCAGTTTACTCCATTTCAGAAGCTTAATATTTCAGTTGAACGTATCTTGAAATGTTTAGTGGACACGAATGTAATTGGAAAAGGGTGTTCTGGGGTTGTGTATCGGGCCGATATGGACAATGGTGAAACCATAGCTGTGAAAAAGCTATGGCCATCAATGACAGTTAATGGAGCTTATGAAGGTGAGAAATGTGCAGTACGAGATTCGTTTTCAGCGGAAGTAAAAACTTTGGGCTCAGTTAGACACAAGAACATCGTCCGCTTTCTTGGTTGTTGTTGGAACAAGAAAACACGGCTGCTGATGTACGATTACATGCCAAACGGAAGTCTTGGTAGTCTACTTCATGAAAGAATTGGAAGCTCATTAGAGTGGGAGTTGAGGTACCAAATCTTGCTAGGGGCTGCAGAAGGGCTCTCTTACCTGCACCACGATTGTGTTCCTCCAATCGTTCATCGAGATATCAAGGCTAATAACATTCTCATTGGACTTGAATTCGAGCCTTACATTGCAGATTTTGGCCTTGCAAAGCTAGTTGATGATGGTGATTTTGCTAGATCCTCCAACACAATTGCGGGTTCATATGGATATATTGCTCCTG AATACGGCTACTCCATGAAAATCACGGAAAAAAGCGATGTCTATAGCTACGGAGTAGTAATGCTAGAAGTCCTAACCGGAAAACAACCTATCGACCCAACAATCCCAGACGGGTTACACGTTGTAGATTGGGTAAAACAACGAAAAGGATGGACTGAAGTACTCGACCCCTCGTTATTAGGCCGACCAGAATCTGATATAGAAGAAATGATGCAAGCATTAGGGGTAGCACTACTATGCATCAATTCATTGCCTGAAGAAAGGCCAACAATGAAAGATGTGGCAGcaatgttgaaagaaatcaaacACGAAAGAGAAGAGTACGCGAAAGTTGACGCCCTTTTGAAGGGCTCCCCAGAGAAACCCGCCACCATTCCGTCGTCATCCGCGGCTGCCGGTGGCGGAAATAGCTTTTCTGCTTCGTCATTGCTTTACTCATCTTCTACTTCTTCTAGAGTTCCATACAAGTGA
- the LOC122581972 gene encoding inosine triphosphate pyrophosphatase, whose product MAAAARGSGLMKLPTVTFVTGNAKKLEEVKVILGQSIPFQSLKLDLPELQGDPEDISKEKARLAANQVKGPVLVEDTCLCFNALKGLPGPYIKWFLQKLGHEGLNNMLVAYEDKSAYAMCIFSLALGPNLEPITFVGKTPGKIVSARGPNDFGWDPVFQPDGYDQTYAEMPREEKNKISHRSRALALVKSHFVEAGYEFDT is encoded by the exons ATGGCGGCGGCGGCACGTGGAAGTGGGTTGATGAAATTACCGACGGTAACTTTTGTTACAGGAAATGCAAAGAAGCTTGAAGAAGttaaagttattttaggacaaTCAATTCCTTTTCAATCACTTAAGCttgatt TGCCGGAATTGCAAGGCGACCCGGAGGATATTTCTAAAGAAAAAGCCCGTTTAGCGGCCAACCAG GTGAAAGGCCCGGTGCTAGTTGAAGATACTTGCCTATGTTTTAATGCTCTCAAGGGTCTTCCTG GGCCTTATAT CAAGTGGTTTCTCCAAAAGCTTGGTCATGAAG GTCTAAACAATATGCTGGTGGCTTATGAGGATAAATCTGCCTATGCAATGTGCATCTTTTCTCTTGCATTAGGGCCAAATCTTGAACCCATTACGTTTGTGGGAAAGACCCCG GGGAAGATTGTTTCTGCTAGAGGTCCAAATGATTTTGGATGGGATCCAGTCTTTCAACCTGATGGCTATGATCAGAC TTATGCCGAAATGCCCAGGGAAGAAAAGAACAAGATTTCTCATCGCTCAAGAGCTCTGGCACTAGTAAAATCCCACTTTGTGGAGGCTGGTTATGAATTCGATACATAA